In Massilia forsythiae, one DNA window encodes the following:
- a CDS encoding MBL fold metallo-hydrolase — protein MNDSAPASPSPPSAASTFRDGAYRNVDPMHKPGLGEMVRIWWTFMFDKPAGTVPRQAIPVHTLTTDALLAAPDATLYRLGHSTMLIKLGGAFYLTDPVFSTRASPVGWAGPERFHAPPIGIDALPPIAAVILSHDHYDHLDRAAVLALDARTEHFVAPLGVGERLVKWGIARAKVRQLDWWQETDIDGVRLAATPARHFSGRGLGDRDATLWASWVIMHGDLRLFFSGDSGYFGGFRDIGDRYGPFDLAMVENGAYNKQWPDVHMQPEETLQAFLDLRGKCLMPIHNGTFDLSMHRWQEPLERIAALAERHGVALATPAMGEALDLTRPRAETRWWRGLE, from the coding sequence ATGAACGACAGCGCCCCCGCATCCCCGTCTCCGCCGTCCGCCGCTTCGACCTTCCGCGACGGCGCCTACCGCAATGTCGACCCGATGCACAAGCCCGGCCTGGGCGAGATGGTGCGCATCTGGTGGACCTTCATGTTCGACAAGCCGGCCGGCACCGTGCCGCGCCAGGCGATCCCGGTGCATACCTTGACCACCGATGCATTGCTGGCCGCGCCCGACGCCACCCTGTACCGCCTCGGCCACTCCACCATGCTGATCAAGCTCGGCGGCGCCTTCTACCTGACCGATCCGGTGTTCTCGACACGGGCGTCCCCGGTCGGCTGGGCCGGTCCCGAGCGCTTCCACGCGCCGCCGATCGGCATCGACGCGCTGCCGCCGATCGCGGCGGTGATCCTCTCGCACGACCACTACGACCACCTCGACCGCGCCGCCGTGCTGGCGCTGGATGCGCGCACCGAGCACTTCGTGGCGCCGCTGGGCGTGGGCGAACGCCTGGTCAAGTGGGGCATCGCGCGCGCCAAGGTGCGCCAGCTCGACTGGTGGCAGGAGACCGACATCGATGGCGTGCGCCTGGCGGCCACCCCGGCGCGCCATTTTTCCGGGCGCGGCCTGGGCGACCGCGACGCCACACTGTGGGCGTCGTGGGTGATCATGCACGGCGACCTGCGCCTGTTCTTCAGCGGCGACAGCGGCTACTTCGGCGGGTTCCGGGACATCGGCGACAGGTACGGCCCGTTCGACCTGGCTATGGTGGAAAACGGCGCCTACAACAAGCAGTGGCCGGACGTGCACATGCAGCCGGAAGAGACGCTGCAGGCCTTCCTCGACCTGCGCGGCAAGTGCCTGATGCCGATCCACAACGGCACCTTCGACCTCAGCATGCACCGCTGGCAGGAACCGCTCGAGCGCATCGCCGCGCTGGCCGAACGGCACGGCGTGGCGCTGGCCACGCCCGCGATGGGCGAAGCGCTCGACCTGACGCGACCGCGCGCCGAGACGCGCTGGTGGCGCGGCCTGGAATAG